One Festucalex cinctus isolate MCC-2025b chromosome 3, RoL_Fcin_1.0, whole genome shotgun sequence DNA window includes the following coding sequences:
- the LOC144016241 gene encoding uncharacterized protein LOC144016241 has translation MSIPVVDFSVASLGTVEDISKVDLHLLGKDLKVALTEVGFVFLKNTGITQEEVDDVMNAAKRFFLQPDHLKQPFSIKAFPKSPNHGWVALEAERINLQKPGDLKETFNLTSLHPDIKWPTSEVAPGFRETKTAFFHRCKELSLRILRVMAHGLDVDPDVFLNAHRFIGTDKNCTTLRSLYYPPVNSEEVKEGQLRCAEHSDYGSITLLFQSAGGLQVRQRSGEFINAPCVPGAVLINIADLMQRWTGDCIVSVLHRVLLPPAGDLSSTRQSLAFFVQPDDEAMISCIDGSDKYPPVRAGTYLTRRINDSYGQT, from the exons ATGAGCATCCCGGTGGTAGACTTTAGCGTGGCCAGCCTCGGTACTGTCGAGGATATTTCCAAAGTCGACCTCCATCTACTGGGCAAAGATTTAAAAGTGGCTTTGACAGAAGTCGGCTTCGTTTTCTTGAAGAATACTGGCATCACACAAGAGGAG gttgatgatgtcatgaatgcTGCCAAAAGGTTCTTCTTGCAGCCAGATCATCTCAAGCAGCCGTTCAGCATTAAAGCTTTCCCAAAGAGTCCCAACCATGGCTGGGTAGCCCTGGAGGCTGAAAg GATAAATCTACAAAAACCAGGAGATCTAAAAGAGACATTTAACCTGACGTCACTGCATCCTGACATA AAATGGCCCACGTCCGAGGTGGCCCCGGGATTCCGGGAGACCAAGACTGCGTTTTTCCACCGTTGCAAAGAGCTGAGCCTGCGCATTTTGAGGGTGATGGCTCACGGTCTGGATGTGGACCCTGATGTTTTCCTGAACGCACACCGCTTCATTGGAA CCGATAAGAACTGCACGACGCTACGTTCGCTGTACTACCCGCCGGTGAACAGCGAGGAAGTCAAGGAAGGTCAGCTGCGATGCGCAGAGCATTCAGACTACGGGAGCATCACTTTGCTGTTCCAGAGCGCAGGGGGTCTCCAA GTGCGGCAACGTTCCGGTGAGTTCATCAATGCTCCTTGCGTGCCCGGAGCCGTTCTCATCAACATCGCCGACCTGATGCAGCGTTGGACCGGTGACTGCATTGTCTCTGTG CTCCACAGGGTTTTGCTCCCCCCTGCCGGGGACCTCAGCAGCACCCGCCAGTCTCTGGCTTTCTTCGTCCAACCCGATGATGAGGCCATGATAAGCTGCATCGACGGATCCGACAAGTACCCCCCGGTGCGGGCAGGCACGTACCTCACCAGGCGTATAAACGACTCTTACGGACAGACATGA
- the LOC144016751 gene encoding uncharacterized protein LOC144016751, producing MSIPVVDFSVASLGVEDISNADLQQLSKELDVAFTEVGFVFLKNTGITQEEVDHVMDASRRFFLQPDHLKQPFNRKTFPHDLNHGWIPLQTERLNPEKPGDLKEAYNVTSLHPDTKWPTSEVAPGFRETQTAFFYRCKELSLRILRVMAHSLDVDPDIFLNAHRFIGTDENCTTLRSLYYPPVNSEQAEEGQMRCGEHSDYGSISLLFQSAEGLQVRRRSGEFICPPCVPGAVLINIADTMQRWTSDHFVSVVHKVLLPPAGDCSSTRESLAFFVHPDNETVIRCIDGSDKYPPVQSRAFVFERLKDTYWRV from the exons ATGAGCATCCCGGTGGTAGACTTTAGCGTGGCCAGCCTCGGCGTCGAGGATATTTCCAACGCAGATCTCCAACAACTGAGCAAGGAGTTAGACGTGGCTTTTACGGAAGTGGGCTTCGTTTTCTTGAAGAATACTGGCATCACTCAGGAGGAG GTTGATCATGTCATGGATGCTTCCAGAAGGTTCTTCCTGCAGCCAGATCATCTCAAGCAGCCGTTCAACAGGAAAACCTTCCCACACGATCTCAACCACGGATGGATTCCCCTACAGACTGAAAG gTTAAATCCAGAAAAACCAGGAGATCTAAAAGAAGCATATAACGTGACTTCGCTGCATCCTGACACA AAATGGCCCACGTCCGAGGTGGCCCCGGGATTCCGGGAGACCCAGACTGCTTTTTTTTACCGCTGCAAAGAGCTGAGCCTGCGCATTTTGAGGGTGATGGCCCACAGTCTGGATGTGGACCCTGATATTTTCCTGAACGCACACCGCTTCATTGGAA CCGATGAGAACTGCACGACGCTACGTTCGCTGTACTACCCGCCGGTGAACAGCGAGCAAGCTGAGGAGGGTCAGATGCGATGCGGAGAGCATTCCGACTACGGGAGCATCTCCTTGCTGTTCCAGAGCGCAGAGGGTCTCCAA GTGCGCCGTCGTTCCGGCGAGTTCATCTGTCCTCCCTGCGTGCCCGGAGCTGTTCTCATCAACATCGCCGACACAATGCAGCGTTGGACCAGCGACCACTTTGTCTCGGTG GTCCACAAAGTTTTGCTGCCCCCTGCCGGGGACTGCAGCAGCACCCGCGAGTCTCTGGCTTTCTTCGTCCACCCCGACAATGAGACTGTGATCCGCTGCATCGACGGATCTGACAAGTACCCACCGGTGCAGTCCCGTGCCTTTGTCTTCGAGCGCTTAAAGGACACCTACTGGCGGGTGTGA
- the LOC144016246 gene encoding nucleobindin-2-like, protein MGMVRGKALSNCVLVLLSLWLCIYSLPIGVDQSSENTSPKEDELNAPQTADTGLHYDRYLREVIEYLEKDPHFREKLKNANIDDIKQGKLAKELDFVHNNLRSKLDELKREEMNRLRMLIKAKHDIETGDGWKVDYQAVLKQFEHLNQDNPHSFEPDDLDRLIKSATKDLEHFDKDRHDEYKRYEMMKEHERREKLKAMSEEERKKEEERYEEMRKKHADHAKVNHPGSEDQLKEVWQESDGLDPSDFDPKTFFKMHDNNGDGFFDENELEALFTKELEKVYNPKNEEDDMVAMEEERLRMREHVMTEVDTNKDRLVSLEEFLAAMKRPESQQKEEWETLEQQKSPFTEEELTAYEQQLAQEGKMIMERAAALQKQREELQKQQEALNAQKNDIQQAMDELERRKAQSKNDVKESGATGAAGEQALNGHPSQTPPVL, encoded by the exons ATGGGGATGGTGCGCGGTAAAGCGCTGTCCAATTGCGTTCTGGTTCTGCTGAGTCTGTGGCTGTGCATCTACTCACTGCCCATCGGTGTGGACCAGAGCAGCGAGAACACATCCCCCAAAGAGGATGAACTGAATGCACCGCAAACTGCA GACACCGGGCTACACTATGACCGCTACCTCAGGGAGGTCATCGAATACCTGGAGAAAGACCCTCACTTTCGAGAGAAGCTAAAAAATGCCAACATTGATGACATCAAG CAAGGCAAACTTGCCAAAGAGCTGGACTTTGTCCACAACAATCTGCGCAGCAAGCTGGATGAGCTGAAGAGGGAGGAGATGAACAGGCTGCGGATGCTCATCAAGGCCAAACACGACATAGAGACGGGAGATG GCTGGAAAGTTGACTACCAAGCCGTGCTGAAACAGTTTGAGCACCTCAACCAAGACAATCCGCACTCGTTTGAGCCAGACGACCTGGATCGCCTCATCAAATCC GCTACGAAAGATCTTGAACACTTCGACAAGGACCGCCACGACGAGTACAAGCGCTACGAGATGATGAAGGAGCATGAGAGGCGGGAGAAGCTGAAGGCCATGTCGGAGGAGGAACGTAAGAAGGAGGAGGAACGGTACGAGGAGATGAGGAAGAAGCACGCCGACCACGCCAAAGTCAACCACCCG GGAAGCGAGGACCAGCTGAAGGAGGTGTGGCAGGAGTCCGACGGTCTCGACCCGAGCGACTTTGATCCAAAGACCTTCTTCAAAATGCATG ACAACAATGGCGATGGCTTCTTTGACGAGAACGAGCTTGAGGCCCTCTTCACGAAAGAG CTTGAGAAGGTCTACAACCCCAAAAACGAAGAAGACGACATGGTGGCGATGGAGGAGGAGAGGCTGCGCATGAGAGAGCACGTCATGACTGAG GTGGACACCAACAAAGACAGACTGGTGTCACTCGAAGAATTCCTGGCCGCCATGAAGAGACCGGAATCCCAACAAAAGGAGGAATGGGAG ACCTTGGAGCAGCAAAAGTCCCCTTTCACCGAGGAGGAGCTGACAGCGTACGAGCAGCAGCTGGCCCAGGAGGGCAAGATGATCATGGAACGGGCGGCGGCGCTGCAGAAGCAGCGCGAGGAGCTCCAAAAGCAGCAAGAGGCACTCAATGCTCAGAAGAACGACATTCAGCAG GCCATGGATGAACTTGAGAGGAGAAAAGCCCAATCTAAGAATGACGTCAAAG AGTCTGGAGCCACGGGAGCTGCAGGTGAACAGGCGCTAAACGGACATCCGTCGCAAACGCCCCCTGTGCTTTGA